GTCACCTGAAGGAAAAAATATATACTGAGCTTAGTGGCGGGGAACAGCAAATGGTATTGATTGCCAGAGCGCTGGCGCAGACTCCGCAAATATTAATCATGGATGAGCCCACCTCCAACTTGGATTTCGGGAATCAGGTAAAAATAATTAATCATATCAACTCGCTGAAGCAAAAAAAGCTTGCTGTAGTAATGACCACACATTCACCGGACCAAGTATTCTTATGCGGATCCAGGGTTGTAATATTTCAAAACGGCAGGCAAACATATATCGGGGAACCAAAGTCAATCATTACAGAAGACTTGTTAAGTAGAATATATGGAGTCGATGTTAATGTATGTCAGGTGAACATAGAAGACAGCAAACCTGCTAAAGTATGTGTGCCAAAAATAAATTTTTCATAGCTGAATAGGGGAGGAAAAGAATTTGAAAAAAATTCTGATATGTATTTTTCTGGTTATTTTAATGGCGCTTTCAGGATGCTCGGCGTCCAAAAACCAAACCCGGGAAACAGCAACAAGCGGCGCAAAAACATTGTCAATAACAGATATGGCCGGAAGGCAGGTAGAAGTGCCAAAAACTATAAACAAAGTACTTAGCACTACTCCTGTAGGCACTATAATTATGTATTCATTGAATCCTAAAAAAATTGCCGGCCAGAACTGGACTCCTACAGAGACCGAAAAGGTGTATTTGGATAAAGATTATTTAAACCTGCCGATGCTATCGGGGTGGTATGCCGATGGAAAAGTCGGTAATGTTGAAGAAATCATCAAGGCGGCTCCTGACATTTTACTGCTAAATTTTTCCGGAAAAGCCACGCAGGCTAATTTAGACCAGGCCGGCAATTTACAGGAAAAACTCAAGATACCCGTGGTTATGATTGATTCAAAGATTCAAAACACGACAAATATGTATGAATTTTTGGGCAGATTGACAGACGAGAAAGAAAGAGCCCAAAAATTGAGCCAGTATGCCGGCGATTTATTAAAAGATATAGACAGCAAGGCAAAAACTATCGATGCCGGCAAAAAAGTATCGGTTTATTATGCGGAAGGAAAAGAAGGTTTACAGACAGATCCTTCCGGTTCGGAACATGCGCAAGTATTAAATCTTGTCGGCGCAATAAATGTTGCCAAAGTAGAGATCAAAGCAGTCATGGGAAGATCAGCGGTGTCTGCAGAACAATTATTGCAGTGGTCGCCCGATATGATCATAGCCTGCCATGATCAGGGATTTACGGCTGAAAGCTCTACTTACAGCGCCATGATCAAAGATACAAGATTCGCAACACTGAAGGCAATAAAAAATAACAATATATATGAAGTCCCTTACAAGCCCTTTAATTACATTGACCGTCCTCCTTCAATCAACAGGCTGATTGGACTAAAATGGTTGGGCAATCTATTATATCCCGACGTTTACAAATATGACCTTGAAAAAGATACCAAAGAGTTTTATAAGCTGTTTTATAACATAGACCTGACCCAGGAACAGATTAATGATATATATAAATATTCGAGATAAGAGGAAATGCCATGAATATTGACGCCAAAGGATTCAATAAAATAGCAAAAGATATTCTTGCGCCCGTTTACCCGGTTATTGCTGAAAATATATTCAAGGAAACGGGAATAAACCGGGGTATATGCTTAGATCTGGGCGCGGGTCCGGGAAATCTGGGATTGGAACTGGCAAAACTTGCTTCGCGCCTGGAGATTATCTTATACGATCAGTCAGAAGGCATGTTAAAAATAGCGGAAACAAACTGCTCCGATATGCTGCTTGCGGATCGTGTAAAAACCAAGCAGGGCTACGTTGAAGAGCTGCCTTTCGATGACAATACAATAGATTTAATTGTAAGCCGGGGCTCAGTTTTCTTCTGGGATGATCAATTAAAGGCTATAAATGAAGCTTACAGGGTGCTTAAACCGGGCGGACGCGCTTATATCGGAGGCGGGTTTGGAAATGAAGATCTGCTGGCAGAAATCACCAGAAAGATGCTGGAACAAAACCCCGAATGGGAGAATGACAGAAATAATAGAGTAGGCCAGCAGGGATATGAGCATTTTAAAAAGTTAATGAAGAAAACAGAGGTCCATGAATACGAAATCAGTAGAAAGCAGGCGGGACTATGGATAATATTCAACAAATAGTAAAGTGTAATATATGCGCCAGGGAGTGCGGCATAAAAGAAGGAGGCGCCGGATTCTGCCGTAAGTACACCGCAGTTGATGGCGATTTGCATGAAATTGCTCCCGACAAATACCTGGTAGTGTGCTGCATTTCAATTGAAACCATGCCAATGCAGCATTTCTATCCAGGAGGAAAGTTTCTGCAAATTACAACTACGGGATGTAATTTCGATTGCCTGGGCTGTGTATCCACTGTTGTAGTCAAAGAAATGGGAATAGACAGCACTGCTCTGCAATACATGACTGCGGAGCAGATAGTTGAAAAGGCTATAGAAGAAAACTGTATCGGGATAACTTTTCTGATGAACGATCCGATTGCCTCATTCTTCACCTTTTTAAATGTTGCAAAGAAGGCCAGAGCATCCAACCTTATGGTCGGATGCTCAAGCAACGGTTATTTCACTGCTGAGTCTTCTCAACAGCTTGCTCCTTATCTGGATTTCATAAATATTGGGATAAAGGGTTTTTCGGATGAAGAATACCAGGCTTGCGGCGCAGCCGGCTTTAAACCTGTGCTTGAAAGCATAAAAACCTTTATTGGCGCAGGAACGCATGTAGAGGTATCTTGCACTTATAAAAAATATGATGAGCCGGGCATTGGGAAATTTGCCGCCTGGCTGACAGAATCAGATTATAACATACCGCTGCAAATAATGAGGTATATACCGCTTGAAGAAGCGGCTCCCGAATTCGAACCCACCATAAATGAAGCTGAATGTCTATGCCGGGCATTAAAACAAACCTTGAATCATGTCTATTTATTTAACAGCCCGGGAACAGAGTATTTAAATACTTATTGCCCGGAGTGCGGAAATGTATTGATTGCAAGAGATTTTTACGGACCGATGGGCGCAAAGACAAAAAAGATTAACAGCAGTTCTGAGGGGAAATGCCTGCAATGCAATAATTTGATTTCCATACCGGGACTGCAGCCAAGAGACGGATATAAGGAAAAAGCTTTTGAAGGCGGATATCCTTTCACAAGGGCATTGGAAATGATCCAGGCTATATTAATTGCTTCCGGTGTTGTCAAGCTTTCTGATGTAGTAAAGGTGTGGGAAAAGATATTATCCGAAGAAAACGGCCTTGATAATTTGCACCTTGATTTAAATTCAATTAGCCGGTATATTTCGGTCATTCAAAAGTTCACCAGTTATATCGGGGCTGATGAAAAGGCTAAAAAATTAACCTTATATATGCAGGAGAAAATTAATCAAATAAATGAAAAACTTGTCAATGCAGCTTTCAGACCACGAGTCTATTATGCTATGGGGAAACCTCTTTTCTGCCTGAAGGGTGAACGTTTTGAAAATCAGCTTGTTACTGCGGCCGGAGGTGTTAGTGTAAACAAGGAAGTTCAGGGAGATGGACGGCCGGGCCTGACAATAAGTGTTGAGGAATTGAACAGGCTTAACCCTGAAGTAATTTTCATTTCATCATTTATTTCCAATACCATTGAGGATTTTTATCGTGAATGCTTAACAAAAGGAATAAAAGTTGATGCGGTCCGTTCCAAGAGAATAATTAATCATTCATACCCGAACTGGGATTTCGGCAGCCCAAGATGGATCCTCGGTTTGATGAATATCGCCAATATTCTTCATCCGGAGATGTTTAGTTTTGATATGTTGGAAGAGGCAAAATACTTCTACTCCACTTTTTACAATACAGACTTTGATCCTGAACGTATTAATTTATCATTTGCAAAGCCGGTCAATAACTGGAGATGGAAGTAGCCGCTTTTCAGATACAACAAAAGAATATATACCATAACTCATTAAGCAACATTATAAATCTACCCCTTCGATTTATTCAGCAATCACAGAGCAAAGAGAAAGATGAGAACGTGCTGGTGCTTTCCCACAACGCCAAAATAATTCAAAAGATTTTACGGGACGTTTCCGATATTGTTTCTGCCGATGTTTTTGGCAGACTTAATCCCGGAGGCGTGGTCGGCAAGGATTGCGATTGCAGGTGTTTATGCGAATGCAAATGCGATTGCGATTGCAGATGCCTATGTGATGATGATGCACTTACCGATATCGTCCAGCAAATCACGCAACTCGCTAAGTTCCGCCAGTTGAGCACCCGGGTTCTCACCAACCAATTCACGCGCAAATAGTTCCCCTCACGTCTAAACTGGGAATACACGGGGAAGAACATCTATGCGCCTAATCCTTTGTCAAGCTTGACGTTAACAATAAGTCAAGTTTGTAACAATAAGTCAAGCCTGACCCCATAAATAAACACAATAAGTCAAGTTTGTAACAATAAGTCAAGCCTGACCCCATAAATAAAACATAAATAAAACATAAATTATACTTGACCAACCAAATTTTTTATATATAATTAAATGCAAACAGGTTGCAGTTGCATCTAATTTTTTTTAAGGGAGGAAAGGCTGTGAGATTAAGGTTTTTAAGTTTGGCGGTATTGCTGTTACTTATTGGATCGCTGTTATTTAGCGGATGCGCAAAGAAAAGTTCTCAAACTAACAATGCCGCTCCAGATCAAAACGCAGCTAAAAGTACTACAATTGCCGCTTCTTTTTATCCAATGTATATTTTCACTCTAAATGTTGCAAAAGATATTCCTAATGTCCAAGTTATCGATATGACCAAGCCTACAACAGGGTGCCTTCATGATTATACCGTTACTCCTGATGACATGAAAAATCTCGAGGGAGCCAAATTTCTCGTTACCAATGGCGCAGGTATGGAATCCTTCATGGACAAGGTAATACAGCAATTTCCACACCTGCAAATAATAGACGCCAGCAAAGGAATTCCCTTGATAGAAGGAGAAGGAGATGAGGGAGATAATCCTCATTTATGGGTCAGCATTTCAAATGCCATATTGCAGGTAAGAAATATTGAAAATCAATTGGCTGCTCTGGATCCGGACAATACTGCCAGGTATAAAGAAAATACGGACGCATATATAAAGAAATTAGAAGCCGAAAGAGATAAAATGCATCAAGTGTTGGATGGTATTCAAAACCGCAATATTATTACCTTTCACGAGGCATTCCCCTACTTTGCAAAGGAATTCAACCTTAATATCGCAGGTGTAATAGAACGTGAACCGGGTTCGGAACCCAGCCCCCAGGAGCTTGCTGATACAATTAAAAAAGTTAACCAATTAAAAATAAAAGCCCTTTTCGCAGAACCACAGTATCCTGCAAAAGCCGCCGAGATAATTGCAAAAGAAACGGGAGCAAAAATTTATACGCTTGATCCGGCAGTTACAGGACCTATGGATGCGGACGCATATATCAATATTATGGACAGTAATCTAATAACACTGGAAAAGGCGTTAAAATAATGCTGCACGAGGATGTTAAAAAGAAAGAATGTATAACATGCGGCTGCGGTTTGTGCTGCACTAAAATACAAGATTTGAGCGTAACCCGGAATCATACAGAAATACTGAAGGATGTCGATCTCCACATTCATTGCGGAGATTTGACCGCCATCATAGGCCTTAACGGCGCCGGAAAAAGCACACTTTTAAAGGCAATCCTCGGAGAGATCCCCCACACCGGGGAACTGACCTTTCTTGACGCCGACAACAGACATACAAGGCGGCCTGTGATAGGTTATGTTCCACAGAAGCTTGATTTTGACTACGGTTCCCCGGTAAGTGTCCAGGATGTATTTGCGGCCGTGCACACAAACAAACCTGTCTGGTTTTCGCATTCGAAAAAAATTCGTCAAAGGGCTTATGAAAGTTTGACTTCTGTTCAGGCGGCCCATCTTATAGACAGGCGGCTCGGTGTCCTATCGGGAGGAGAACTGCAGAGAGTCATGCTTGCGCTTGCCCTCGATCCCAAACCGGACCTTTTACTGCTGGATGAACCAGTTTCCGGAATTGATAACAATGGCTTAAAAGCATTTTATAAAACCGTTTCTGACCTTCGGGAGAATTACGATTTATCCATCATTCTGGTATCTCACGATTTTAATTTAGTGGCCCAATACGCCGACAGGGTTATATTTTTAAACGACAAAGTAGTCGCCTGCTCCGGAACCCCGGAAGAGGTCTTCAGCAACCAGAAGGTAATCGACACATTTGGAATGAAAATAATGAAACAACCCGTCAGTCCAGGAGGAACCGATAATTAATGCCGTCATTGTACCATCTTATTGACATATTGCTTCCTTATGAATGGGCGCACCATGTTTTTATGAAAAACGCTCTGCAGGGTGTTTTACTGGTCGCTCCAATATTTGGTTTGCTCGGAACTATGATAGTGAACAACAGAATGGCCTTTTTTGCTGACGCCCTGGGTCATTCTGCGTTAACGGGTATTGCCGTAGGTGTTATAATAGGAATGGATAATCCTTTCTGGTCAATGTTATGCTTCTCTATTCTATTAACAATAGCCATTACAATAGTTAATAACACAAATACCGCCTCAACTGACACAATTATTGGCGTCTTTTCCTCCACTGCCGTTGCGCTTGGCATTGCAATCCTTTCAATGCGGGGCGGGTTTAACAAGTACTCTGTCTATCTGATTGGAAATTTACTAAGTATTAGTTCAACAGATTTAATCATGCTGGCAATTGTGTTCGTAGTCGTGATTATTTTATGGACAACCGTTTTCAACAAACTTCTTTTAGTGAGTATAAACCAGTCGCTGGCCAGCAGCAGAAGGATCAATGTTCAATTTTATAAATATCTTTTTACTCTGACAATGGCGGTTGTTGTAACAATATCAATCCAGTGGGTAGGTATTTTAATTATAAGTTCACTGTTGATTCTGCCTGCCGCAGCAGCAAGAAATATTGCCCAGAACATGCGTCAATATCATATATACTCGGTTTCCATCGCAATCATTTCTGGCTTATCCGGGTTAGTTTTATCCTATTTCTTAGGCACTGCCAGTGGAGCTACAATAGTTTTAATATCTGCAATATTTTTCCTTGCCACGCTGGGTTTAAGATTCAGCTTTAATAACTGACATTAAGCTCAAAGAAGGATGATTGTATTGTCTAAGAACCAGACTATAACAGACTATAAAACCACAAAGCAAAGAAATAAAATCATTCAGGTATTGCAGAATGCAGAAGGGCCTTTGACTGCGGAAGAAATATATTTGCTAGTCAAAGACGAATTGCCTTCAATAGTAATTTCTACAATATACCGAAACATGGAAGCATTAAAAAACATTATCGTAAAAACTGTTTATAATGATGGGAAAGCAAGATATGCGCTTACGAAGGAGAAACATACTCATAATCTTATTTGCTTGAAATGCAAAAAATCTATAGCTATAGAAGAATGCCCTCTGGAAGCCGTGGAAAAGAATTTGGGTGAACAAAACAGCTTTGAAATTTTAGAGCACAAATTAGAGATATATGGTCACTGCAAGGATTGCAGGCTAAACAAAGAATAGGACATTTACGGCCTCCAATAAAAAGCAATTGGTCTCCGGCATAACCGGAGACCAACCATACTGCAGCATACTTATTATATGCGGCGGTGAATTTTTTTATACATATTAATTTCACTTATTATAAGCAAGTAATTTTCAGGATTAGACAACTAAATGATTATGAAAGAAGCTCTCCAACAAGCTCTTTTATTTTGTCCCTGATTTTCCGGAACACAGACATCTCATCCTCGCTGCCTGCAAAGCGAGCCGGATCTTCTACCGGACAATGAACATAATGGACCGTAGGAGGAAAAACAAAACAGCCTTCCTGAATATCACACAGGGCAACAACAAGATCGGACGAGTTTAGCAGGGCATGGTCCAGAACCTTGGATTCATTTTTTGATATATCAATGCCAACTTCATTCATAACGCTCACCGCGTTCGGGTTAACGCCCTCCGGAACCGTGCCTGCGCTGTGCGCTTCCCATTGATCGCCATACATCTTTCTGGCAAATCCTTCCGCCATCTGGCTCCGGCAGGAATTGCCCCTGCAAATAAAGATTACCTTCTTCTTTGACATACGCGTACCCCTTTAGCTAATATAATACAACAAAATATAAAAGAATGCGCTTAAACCACTGTATTTTTTAGCGCCCCAAAAATACAAGTCCCTGGCTGGATTAACCATAACCAGGGACTTTTTGTTTGCAGCTGCTGACGTCGTAATTATTATGCGTAATTTTTAAATCTATATACGTATTTAAAAATATAAAACGTTAATTGCATGGTGGATATAAATCTGTTATAATAGAGATATTCTGAATAGAGATATTCTGTTTGAAAAAGTTGATAAATTGGTGATTTTGGCATTTCAAAATCCAAAACTTCTTCGTTATAGAGACCAATTTGGCGTTAATCAAGGGATTGACGATTGAAATATCTCCACTATGTAATTAGTGTTTTAAAAATATTTTTTTACTGAGTCACCAAAGGAACGAAGCCTTTTTCTTCAGCTATTTTCTGGCCCGCATCGCTGCGTGCGAAATTGATGAATTCTGTTACCGCCGGACTTGGCATCGCCTTGGTTAAGAAGAACAATCTTCTTACCAGGGGATAAGTGCCGTCTTTGCAGGTATCAATATTGCATTTTATACCATTTAAGTCCAGCGCCTTTGCCCCGGATATATAACCCAGAGAAACAAAACCAATGGCCGACGCGTCTTGGATTACGGCAGCCTGCACTTCGCCGTTGGAATTCTTTAAAAAGGCGCCGGAGATAATTTTTTCCTTGTTCATCACTTTTGCCTCAAAAGCATCTCTTGTGCCTGATCCCTCTTCCCTGGCAATAACAGTTATTTTGCCCGCTTTCCCTCCAACCTGGCTCCAGTCAGTTACCTTGCCGGAGTATATCCCCGTCACGTCCTCTATTTTCAAGCCGCTGACCGGATTGGCGGAATTGACTATTACAGCGACAGCATCACGGGCTACCGGGTAGGAAATAAGATCGGACTCGGTCAGTTTGAGATCCCTGGAAATGGCGCCTAAGTCTACTGTTCCGGCTGCGCACTGTTGGACTCCCGCCCCTGAGCCGCCGCCGCCTGATTCAACGCGCACGTCGGGATGGAGTTTCATAAACTCTGTAGCGAGAGCTTCGGCCAGAGGCAGAACACTTGTCGATCCGGCCTCCTTGATTGTCCCAGAGAGATTGACATTGCCGCCTTCTTGAGGCGTCTTGGAAGCGCCGCAGCCTCCCATAAGTAAAGAAAGCGCTAAAAGTCCCGCAACGGCCAGCACAGCAAACTTGAACCCGGATTTTTTAAAAATCACACAATCCCCTCCATTTTTTTCTATTATTTTTTATAGACTAAAACAAAATTATTAAAGTAACGTTAACCTAAGATAAAGTTATGTTAACTTTTCATTATCTTCTTGTTAATCCTGTGTCGATTAAAAAAATAGCCTCCGGCTTGTCAAACAAGGCCAGGGGCTTTTTAATCAACCACAAACATTTATTATTTTCGCGTTGCCGGTTAAAAATACCTCAACTGCTAATACACCAGAGGCACGAAGCCCATTTTTTCAGCTATTTTTTGGCCCGCATCGCTGCGCGCAAAATTGATAAATTCCGTCACTGTTTCGTTCGGAATGCCCTTCGTTATAAAAAACAATCTTCTTACCAGAGGATAACTGCCGTTTTGACAGTTTTCAAAACTGCATTTAGTACCGTTTATTTCTAAAATTTTGATGCCGTAAACATACCCGAGAGAGACGAAGCCGATGGCGGTGGCATCCTGGGAGACAGCAGCCTGCACTTCACCGTTTGAGTTCCTCAAGAGGGCGTCAGGTGTTATTTTTTTCTGCCGCATGACAATACTGTCAAAAGTGTCCCTCGTGCCCGATCCTTCTTCCCTGGCAAACAAGATGATCCTGCCCGACTTTCCTCCAATCTGGCTCCAGTCAGTTACTTCGCCGGAGTATATTCTGGCCACGTCATCCGCTTTCAGGTTGTTGATTGGATTGCCGGGATTCACTATAACTGCGATAGCGTCCCGGGCGACGGGATAGGAAATCAGGTCGGACTCGGTCAGCTTGAGATCCCTGGAAATAGCCCCCACATCCACAGTCCCGGCAACACACTGCTTGACACCCGCCCCGGAGCCGCCGCCGCCTGTTTCCACACGCACGTCTTTATGGAGCTTCATAAACTCCAGGGCAAGACTTTCCGCTAAAGGCAGCACACTTGTCGAGCCGGCTTCCTTAATTGACCCGCTTATATCAGTCCTGCCGCTTTCCGGCGTCTTTTTTGGAGATTCGCAGCCGCTCGTCAGCAGGGAAAGCGTCAAAAAAACCGCAGATAAAAAAACAACGAACCTGATCCCGGATTTTCTAAAGGCCAAGGCTGATCCCCCTTTTGTTTTTGTTATTATAATTCATTAAAGCACAATTTACGTTAAAAATCTTAATAAAATTTTCGTTTCGCTGTTGAAAACGCCGTTTTCGGTTTTAGACAAATCCTTCAAGGTTATACTAGTTGGTGCAATACTTTTTTGAACACAGGAGGTTAGCTGATTTTAATGGGATCTATAGGCCTGAGCAATATCGCCATTTTTATTCAGGTTTTTCTGGGTGTGATTATCGGCCTTTTCTTCTGGAACATGCTCAAAACCCAGCAAGGCAATAAAACGGCTGTAAATAAAGAATCACGCAAGGAACTGGAAAACCTCCAGCGCATGCGCTCTATCTCACTCACCGAACCGCTGTCTGAAAAGATACGGCCGTCGAAGATGGAAGATATAGTCGGCCAGAAGGAAGGTTTGAAAGCCCTCCGGGCCGCGCTTTGCGGCCCCAACCCGCAGCATGTAATCATCTACGGGCCGCCCGGTATCGGCAAGACCGCAGCCGCCCGTCTGGTCCTCGAAGAGGCCAGGAAAAACCCGCAGTCACCTTTTAAAGAAAACGCCAGCTTTATTGAAGTGGACGCAACGATTGCCCGCTTTGACGAACGGGGAATCGCCGATCCGCTGATCGGCTCAGTTCACGACCCTATCTACCAGGGCGCCGGCCCCCTGGGTATTGCGGGAATTCCGCAGCCGAAGGCGGGAGCGGTTACAAAAGCGCACGGAGGAATGCTTTTTATCGATGAAATCGGGGAACTACACCCCATTCAGATGAACAAGCTGCTGAAGGTGCTGGAAGACCGCAAGGTACACCTGGAAAGCACCTACTATTGTTCGGAAGACACCAATATACCCAGCCATATCCACGATATATTTCAAAACGGGCTGCCGGCCGACTTTCGCCTTGTCGGGGCAACAACCAGGCTGCCCGAGAACATCCCGCCGGCGATCCGCTCCCGCTGCGTGGAAATATACTTCCGGGAACTTCCGCCTGGTGAGATAAGCCTAATTGCCGCAAGGGCGGCGAGAAGCACAGGGCTTTCACTGGCCAAAGAAGGTTTGAAAGTCATTGAAAAATACAGCCCCAACGGCCGTGAGGCGGTAAACATCATCCAGATCGCGGCCGGAATAGCTATTACCGAGGGCAGAAAGCAGATCCGTACACAGGACATTGAATGGGTAATCAACAACGGACAGTATTCCCCGCGCCCCGACAAGAAGATCGGCCCTTCCCCGCAGGTTGGGGTCGTCAACGGACTGGCCGTGTACGGCCCCGGCCAGGGAAGCCTGCTGGAAATTGAAGCATCTGCAATTCCCGTAAAGCCCGGTCAGGGTAAAGTAACCGTCACAGGAGTCATTGACGAGGAGCAAATTGGTGAACACGGGCATTCTTTCCGCCGGCGGAGCATGGCGCTAGCCGCAGTGGATAATGTGCTGACTGTTATGCAAAATGTGACGGGAGTGAACCCATATGACTATAACCTGCACGTCAACTTTCCAGGGGGAATTCCCGTTGACGGCCCCTCGGCAGGAGTCGCCGTGGCGACGGCAATCTATTCGGCAATCAAAGGCATTCCGGTTGACAATTTCCTCGCCATAACAGGCGAAATTTCCATCAGAGGTCTTTTAGCGCCTGTCGGAGGAATCCTGACCAAGCTGGAAGCAGCCCGCCGGGCTGGCGCAAAACAGGTCATCCTGCCTAAAGAAAACTATCAGGATATGCGGCTGAAGCTGCCCGGACTAACGATTACCCCGCTGGAAAAGCTCGAAGACGTTCTCAAAATTGCCCTTGTCAATGCAGCGGAACCAACTCCCTGCCCAAAGGCGCACAGCACAGTCCGGAAAGCAAAAAGCCCGCAGCCTGTAATACCTCTTCCCGGCAGCGGGGCTATAGGAGCTAATAATTAGGCGGAAGCATTTGACGAATTATGGAACCCTTGAAAAGCCTGGCTTTAATCAGGTTTTTTCTTCTGCTGGGAGTTATTACTGTGGCAGATTGGCGATCTTTGTGCTAAAATGATGCTAGTTAGTTATTTATTAAGATAACCAAACAGAAGGGAGCAGCTATGAGTTCCAATTTAAAACTACTTCCGTTGCTGCCTTTGAGGGGAGCTTTGGTTTTTCCCTACATGGTTATTCATCTTGACGTAGGCCGGGAAAAATCA
The genomic region above belongs to Desulfotomaculum sp. and contains:
- the lonB gene encoding ATP-dependent protease LonB, coding for MGSIGLSNIAIFIQVFLGVIIGLFFWNMLKTQQGNKTAVNKESRKELENLQRMRSISLTEPLSEKIRPSKMEDIVGQKEGLKALRAALCGPNPQHVIIYGPPGIGKTAAARLVLEEARKNPQSPFKENASFIEVDATIARFDERGIADPLIGSVHDPIYQGAGPLGIAGIPQPKAGAVTKAHGGMLFIDEIGELHPIQMNKLLKVLEDRKVHLESTYYCSEDTNIPSHIHDIFQNGLPADFRLVGATTRLPENIPPAIRSRCVEIYFRELPPGEISLIAARAARSTGLSLAKEGLKVIEKYSPNGREAVNIIQIAAGIAITEGRKQIRTQDIEWVINNGQYSPRPDKKIGPSPQVGVVNGLAVYGPGQGSLLEIEASAIPVKPGQGKVTVTGVIDEEQIGEHGHSFRRRSMALAAVDNVLTVMQNVTGVNPYDYNLHVNFPGGIPVDGPSAGVAVATAIYSAIKGIPVDNFLAITGEISIRGLLAPVGGILTKLEAARRAGAKQVILPKENYQDMRLKLPGLTITPLEKLEDVLKIALVNAAEPTPCPKAHSTVRKAKSPQPVIPLPGSGAIGANN
- a CDS encoding phosphate-binding protein, whose amino-acid sequence is MIITKTKGGSALAFRKSGIRFVVFLSAVFLTLSLLTSGCESPKKTPESGRTDISGSIKEAGSTSVLPLAESLALEFMKLHKDVRVETGGGGSGAGVKQCVAGTVDVGAISRDLKLTESDLISYPVARDAIAVIVNPGNPINNLKADDVARIYSGEVTDWSQIGGKSGRIILFAREEGSGTRDTFDSIVMRQKKITPDALLRNSNGEVQAAVSQDATAIGFVSLGYVYGIKILEINGTKCSFENCQNGSYPLVRRLFFITKGIPNETVTEFINFARSDAGQKIAEKMGFVPLVY
- a CDS encoding phosphate-binding protein, producing MIFKKSGFKFAVLAVAGLLALSLLMGGCGASKTPQEGGNVNLSGTIKEAGSTSVLPLAEALATEFMKLHPDVRVESGGGGSGAGVQQCAAGTVDLGAISRDLKLTESDLISYPVARDAVAVIVNSANPVSGLKIEDVTGIYSGKVTDWSQVGGKAGKITVIAREEGSGTRDAFEAKVMNKEKIISGAFLKNSNGEVQAAVIQDASAIGFVSLGYISGAKALDLNGIKCNIDTCKDGTYPLVRRLFFLTKAMPSPAVTEFINFARSDAGQKIAEEKGFVPLVTQ